From the genome of Marixanthomonas ophiurae, one region includes:
- a CDS encoding nucleoside deaminase has protein sequence MSKSNYTEDDKRFMQRAIALAEKGMDTNAGGPFGAVVVKDGKIIAEGHNNVTSTNDPTAHAEVVAIRKACEKLESFQLTDCILYTSCEPCPMCLGAIYWARPKKVFYACNREDAAEINFDDQFIYDEIDKEIENREIAFVRMLRNEAVKVFDKWANKNDKKVY, from the coding sequence ATGAGCAAAAGTAATTATACAGAAGATGATAAAAGGTTTATGCAACGCGCCATTGCCTTAGCCGAAAAAGGAATGGATACAAACGCTGGTGGACCCTTTGGAGCTGTGGTTGTAAAGGACGGTAAAATTATTGCCGAAGGCCACAATAACGTTACTTCCACTAACGATCCTACTGCTCACGCCGAAGTGGTGGCCATTAGAAAAGCATGCGAAAAATTAGAAAGCTTTCAATTAACAGATTGCATTCTTTATACCTCATGTGAACCCTGCCCTATGTGTTTGGGCGCAATCTATTGGGCTCGTCCCAAAAAAGTGTTCTACGCTTGTAATAGAGAGGATGCAGCTGAAATTAATTTTGACGATCAATTTATCTATGATGAAATTGATAAAGAAATAGAGAATCGAGAGATAGCCTTTGTCCGTATGCTTCGAAATGAAGCTGTTAAAGTATTTGATAAATGGGCCAATAAAAACGACAAGAAAGTTTATTAA
- a CDS encoding lycopene cyclase domain-containing protein, whose protein sequence is MNNLYLWLVLGSFSIPFLFSFHPRLQFYKKWRSFFPAVAIMMAIFIPWDSIFTASGFWGFNDAYITGTRIFHLPIEEWLFFICIPYACIFTHYALHELFPKFSFSEKFTSIFYVLLASTLIILLWYYYDHWYTFINFIYALILLGVVYNYRKKWLMDFLPTYFIIFIPFFLVNGILTGTGIEDQVVWYNDAENMGLRLLTIPIEDTIYNLGMLLTVFVCTELFEKQYNKA, encoded by the coding sequence TTATTTAGTTTTCATCCTCGACTTCAATTTTATAAAAAATGGCGATCCTTTTTCCCAGCTGTCGCCATCATGATGGCTATCTTCATACCGTGGGATAGTATATTTACTGCCAGTGGTTTTTGGGGATTTAACGACGCCTACATAACCGGTACCCGCATTTTTCATCTTCCCATAGAAGAATGGCTGTTTTTTATTTGTATTCCCTACGCTTGTATATTTACACATTATGCGTTGCATGAATTATTTCCTAAGTTTTCTTTTTCTGAAAAGTTCACTTCTATATTTTATGTATTGTTAGCAAGTACTTTAATAATTTTATTATGGTATTATTACGATCACTGGTATACATTTATAAACTTCATCTATGCCCTCATTTTATTAGGTGTGGTTTATAATTATCGGAAAAAGTGGTTGATGGATTTTCTACCTACCTATTTTATCATCTTTATACCTTTTTTTCTGGTAAACGGAATTTTAACCGGTACCGGAATTGAAGACCAAGTAGTTTGGTATAATGATGCTGAAAATATGGGACTTCGTCTTTTAACCATTCCAATTGAAGATACTATTTACAACTTAGGAATGTTATTGACCGTTTTTGTTTGTACCGAATTGTTTGAAAAACAATACAACAAAGCATAA